Proteins co-encoded in one Brassica rapa cultivar Chiifu-401-42 chromosome A02, CAAS_Brap_v3.01, whole genome shotgun sequence genomic window:
- the LOC103849459 gene encoding uncharacterized protein LOC103849459, translated as MGVRPSSYYVELLRVAKENPVVKEWEDGLGLQLFQEFESKEAVKDIIDRASQENCFGISICNSDRGRYVVKCRGADEGCKWSVRATKINNSEAFSIRTYRNMHSCSRVTSSTGKKRKVTPRCVAAIVHKDYPGLYEIPTAKILKGLVQRKVGVEVSYTTCLRGKKLAVADIRGDPEKRYRILPAYLYMLEKTNPDTKTSLVVDKDNRFRYLFVALGASIEGFEYMRKVITVDATFLKTIEGGCLIIATAQDPNLHHYPIAIAMVDGEKNESWKWFFTTLKTVIPDSTEFVFVSDRNPSLIKAVAEVYPMSKRGYCIWHISHNVKGHVNHGRDEVALLFRKVACLYSEPEFKNQYDDFRERYPSCARYLDKSVEVERWAKCHFPGARYNIDTSNCAESLNAVFEKARRMSLLPMLDTFIEKMSECFNRHRKDAAEGPSSRKLVPLVENKLHNRTPKGSKLTVTPLNTFQLEYSVTGADRKTYSVDLQHKTCSCRKFDIDKYPCRHAIGAIIKCLKHDRPLQLSDMYDFISKYYFITLWAKAYRRTIYPVPHITHWMVPKEVVAAKCPLPPDYKKRKGRHQEKRHPSAGESRSRPRPNKYIPNRGLASYFNCSKGTEGTEGAEGTEGAEGTEGAEGTEGTEGAEGTEGTEGTEGPEGTQGTQSTRGTEGPEGTEVLYECEP; from the coding sequence ATGGGTGTTCGTCCTAGTTCGTACTATGTTGAGCTCCTACGTGTTGCAAAAGAAAATCCAGTGGTTAAAGAGTGGGAAGATGGTTTGGGTCTTCAGTTGTTTCAAGAATTTGAGAGTAAAGAAGCTGTGAAAGATATTATTGATAGAGCATCACAGGAGAACTGTTTTGGAATCAGTATTTGCAACTCGGACAGGGGTCGATATGTGGTGAAATGTCGGGGAGCTGATGAAGGTTGTAAATGGAGTGTGAGAGCAACAAAGATAAATAATTCTGAAGCGTTCTCGATTAGAACATACAGGAATATGCATTCATGCTCTCGCGTAACTTCAAGTACTGGAAAGAAAAGGAAAGTTACACCAAGATGTGTTGCAGCTATAGTGCACAAGGATTATCCGGGACTATATGAGATACCAACAGCAAAAATCCTAAAAGGTCTGGTGCAAAGGAAAGTGGGTGTGGAAGTGTCGTATACGACATGTTTGAGAGGAAAAAAACTAGCTGTTGCGGATATTCGTGGTGATCCCGAGAAGAGATATAGAATATTGCCTGCTTATTTGTATATGTTAGAGAAGACGAACCCGGATACAAAAACAAGTTTGGTAGTGGATAAAGACAACCGGTTCAGATACCTATTTGTTGCGCTGGGAGCCTCCATTGAAGGGTTTGAATACATGAGGAAAGTCATCACTGTGGATGCAACTTTTCTGAAGACTATTGAAGGTGGTTGTTTAATTATTGCCACGGCTCAGGATCCAAACCTTCACCATTATCCAATAGCCATTGCTATGGTTGATGGGGAGAAAAACGAAAGCTGGAAGTGGTTTTTCACGACGCTGAAAACTGTTATACCGGATTCGACGGAATTTGTGTTTGTTTCAGACAGAAATCCAAGTCTGATAAAAGCTGTTGCTGAAGTGTATCCGATGTCTAAACGTGGGTATTGTATCTGGCATATATCGCACAATGTGAAAGGTCATGTCAATCATGGCAGGGACGAGGTTGCACTACTATTCCGAAAGGTTGCATGTCTTTATTCAGAGCCTGAGTTTAAAAATCAGTATGACGATTTTAGGGAGAGGTATCCATCGTGTGCTAGGTATCTTGATAAAAGTGTCGAAGTCGAACGGTGGGCGAAGTGTCATTTCCCCGGTGCTAGGTACAACATAGACACCTCTAATTGTGCGGAGTCTTTGAATGCGGTATTTGAAAAGGCGCGAAGGATGTCTTTATTGCCTATGCTTGATACATTTATTGAGAAAATGTCTGAGTGTTTCAACAGACATAGGAAGGATGCAGCAGAAGGACCATCATCTCGAAAATTGGTTCCTTTGGTGGAGAACAAATTGCATAACAGAACACCGAAAGGTTCTAAACTTACAGTGACTCCGCTGAACACTTTTCAGCTTGAATACAGTGTTACTGGAGCAGACAGGAAGACTTATTCCGTAGATTTGCAACATAAAACGTGCAGTTGCAGGAAGTTTGATATAGATAAATACCCATGTAGACATGCAATAGGCGCTATCATTAAGTGTTTGAAGCATGATAGACCATTACAGTTGAGTGACATGTATGATTTCATTTCGAAATATTACTTTATTACACTGTGGGCCAAAGCGTATCGAAGGACTATATATCCAGTCCCTCATATAACTCATTGGATGGTTCCAAAAGAAGTCGTGGCGGCGAAGTGTCCTCTACCTCCAGACTACAAGAAAAGAAAGGGAAGACATCAGGAAAAAAGGCATCCTTCGGCGGGAGAAAGTCGGTCCCGTCCCCGTCCTAATAAGTATATCCCGAATAGGGGTCTGGCTAGCTATTTCAACTGCTCGAAGGGGACTGAAGGAACTGAAGGAGCTGAAGGAACTGAAGGAGCTGAAGGAACTGAAGGAGCTGAAGGAACTGAAGGAACTGAAGGAGCTGAAGGAACTGAAGGAACAGAAGGAACTGAAGGACCTGAAGGGACTCAAGGAACACAAAGCACTCGAGGAACTGAAGGACCTGAAGGAACTGAAGTGTTATATGAATGTGAACCTTAG
- the LOC103853177 gene encoding proteasome subunit alpha type-2-A gives MGDSQYSFSLTTFSPSGKLVQIEHALTAVGSGQTSLGIKASNGVVIATEKKLPSILVDEASVQKIQHLTPNIGVVYSGMGPDFRVLVRKSRKQAEQYLRLYKEPIPVTQLVRETATVMQEFTQSGGVRPFGVSLLVAGYDDKGPQLYQVDPSGSYFSWKASAMGKNVSNAKTFLEKRYTEDMELDDAIHTAILTLKEGFEGEISSKNIEIGKIGADKVFRVLTPAEIDDYLAEVE, from the exons ATGGGAGACAGTCAGTACTCGTTTTCACTCACTACCTTCAG CCCTTCAGGGAAGCTTGTTCAGATAGAACATGCTCTAACTGCTGTTGGATCAGGCCAAACATCTTTGGGAATCAAAG CTTCAAACGGAGTTGTTATTGCTACTGAGAAGAAGCTTCCCTCCATTCTTGTTGATGAAGCCTCT GTTCAAAAGATTCAGCATCTGACTCCCAACATTGGAGTTGTATACAG TGGTATGGGTCCTGATTTCCGAGTTCTTGTGCGGAAGAGTAGGAAGCAGGCTGAGCAATACCTCCGCTTGTACAAA GAACCTATCCCCGTCACTCAACTTGTAAGGGAAACTGCTACGGTGATGCAAGAGTTCACTCAATCTGG TGGTGTTAGGCCGTTTGGAGTTTCTCTACTAGTGGCTGGGTATGATGACAAGGGTCCTCAGCTGTATCAG GTGGATCCGTCTGGTTCTTATTTCTCATGGAAAGCTTCGGCGATGGGAAAGAATGTCTCAAATGCCAAGACATTTCTCGAGAAGAG GTACACCGAAGATATGGAGCTTGATGATGCCATTCATACAGCGATATTGACATTGAAGGAAGG TTTCGAGGGAGAAATCTCGAGCAAGAATATTGAGATTGGCAAGATTGGTGCTGACAAAGTTTTTAG GGTACTAACACCGGCAGAGATTGACGATTACTTGGCTGAAGTCGAGTAA
- the LOC103853176 gene encoding TELO2-interacting protein 1 homolog isoform X2 produces MEKSVVVVRRETNGDDVEGREALFAQLKALSLELLSLSQTPQKDPAMIPELLSLLRRAPPSSLQSFFHYTLFPLLLLLDAAVACRSEGGGVVVPYRVSDKVAEGVVSCLEELLKKCHVGSVDQMFVIMKKLTSGAVLTPSEASEEFREGIIRCFRAIISGLVPCSDDSCGCKGTLGWPQLSDRGDCQTRKVSEFGLETTGECLVAFLQSHSALAAVGHWLSILLKVADAEASRGHRGSAHLRVEAFMTLRILVAKIGTADVLAFFLPGVVSQMAKVLHVSRAMISGAAGSVDALDQAIRCLAEFLMIVLDDEANSSALGIYDDDDDTKLQKHESAHSVLDELRSLTTKSQGQRTETTSQEIVKINNGQEKSSQKLSGDSFRIERTKEWLENTTCHVNKLLCETFPHILIHPAGKIRWAFLAAIRGLLSKSPCSLKGARLVMLECVCTLVVDDSDEVSVAAQETLDHLFSERTKYQVESDISKIFTRLLERLPKVVLGNEELPALSVVKQLLVVTYYSGPQFLADHLQSPITASRFLDTFALCLSHNSAYTGSLEKLIADRPTSSTGYLPSITELKVTSRSHAESDQGKLEISQTSSFVLPRMPPWFSYVGSQKLYEMLAGILRLVGLSLMAGPENDGSLAVILDIPLGFFRRLVSEVRVKEYNGEDWETWCNRTGSGQLVRQAATAACILNEMIFGLSEQATDALSRLLRKKSRKGRDNKLSWEVSWNKRAKTHLIDCVGKILHEYQSSQVWDLPVNQTDPTDVEHISLHFLRDTAMLHQVIIEGVGVFSLCLGEDFASSGFLHSSLYLLLESLTCSSFQVRNASDAVLRLLATTSGHPTVGHLVVANADYVVDSICRQLRHLDLNPHVPSVLAAMLSYIGVAHEILPLLEEPMRLVSQELEIVGRQHHPNLTLPFLKAVVEIVKASKNEACLLPDQAKSYSDQVKTKASDAITSAQEKGSNSEDKFNEEEWEHILLELNRSKRYRRTVGSIASSCLVAATPLLASSNQVSCLVALDIIEEGIVTLAKVEEAYRAETETKETMEEVIEFASLYQLKDYMNATDDGADENRLLPAINKIWPFFLACIRNRNPVAVRRCLNVITRVIQTSGGDFFSRRFRNDGQDFWKLLTTSPFHVMTPKHLREENKSVLRLPYRTISESASSSSIAEVSSLKVQAALLNMIAELSRDKRCASALDAVLKKVAGLVVGIACSGVTGLREAALNALRGLACVDSDLIWILLADVYYSLKKKRDLPLPPSPEFPEISTVLPPPPEDSPGRFLYVEYGGRSYGFESEFSSVENIFKKMQSLVFADQMRCS; encoded by the exons ATGGAGAAGTCCGTCGTCGTAGTCCGCCGCGAAACTAACGGAGACGACGTCGAGGGACGAGAAGCCCTCTTCGCACAGCTCAAAGCTCTCTCCTTGGAGCTTCTAAGCCTCTCGCAAACCCCTCAAAAGGATCCGGCCATGATCCCTGAGCTGCTCAGCCTCCTCCGCCGTGCTCCTCCGTCGTCTCTACAGTCCTTCTTCCA ctacACTTTGTTCCCTTTGCTTCTTCTGCTAGACGCTGCAGTAGCTTGCAGGAGTGAAGGAGGAGGTGTTGTTGTTCCTTACAGAGTGAGTGATAAAGTAGCTGAAGGTGTAGTCTCTTGTCTCGAGGAGCTTCTAAAGAAATGCCACGTCGGATCCGTTGATCAG ATGTTTGTGATTATGAAGAAGTTGACTAGTGGTGCTGTTTTGACGCCGTCTGAGGCCTCTGAGGAGTTTCGTGAAGGGATCATCAGATGTTTCCGAGCGATTATCTCTGGTTTGGTTCCTTGTTCTGATGATTCCTGCGGATGTAAGGGGACTCTTGGCTGGCCTCAGCTGTCGGATAGAGGAGATTGTCAGACTCGGAAGGTTTCAGAGTTTGGTTTAGAAACGACGGGAGAATGCTTGGTTGCGTTTCTTCAGTCTCACTCTGCTTTGGCTGCTGTGGGTCATTGGCTTTCCATTCTTCTCAAAGTGGCTGATGCAGAGGCTTCACGAGGACATAGAGGAAGTGCACACCTTCGAGTTGAAGCCTTTATGACCTTACGAATACTTGTGGCTAAG ATTGGTACTGCTGATGTGTTGGCATTTTTTCTACCTGGTGTTGTTAGCCAAATGGCCAAAGTGTTGCATGTTTCAAGAGCAATGATTAGCGGAGCTGCAGGAAGCGTTGATGCATTGGACCAAGCAATTAGATGTTTAGCCGAGTTTCTCATGATAGTCCTTGATGATGAGGCTAATTCATCGGCTCTCGGTatttatgatgatgatgatgatactaAGCTGCAGAAGCATGAATCTGCACACTCAGTTTTGGACGAACTTCGTTCTCTAACAACAAAATCTCAAGGGCAGAGGACAGAAACTACAAGCCAAGAGATTGTTAAAATCAACAATGGACAAGAAAAATCGAGTCAGAAACTGAGTGGTGACTCCTTTCGTATTGAACGTACAAAGGAATGGTTAGAGAACACAACATGTCACGTGAATAAGCTCTTGTGTGAGACGTTTCCTCAT ATTCTTATTCACCCAGCTGGAAAAATTAGATGGGCGTTTCTAGCAGCAATACGTGGACTGCTATCTAAGAGCCCTTGTTCATTAAAGGGTGCCAGGCTAGTGATGTTG GAATGCGTATGTACTCTGGTTGTTGATGACTCTGATGAAGTCTCTGTAGCAGCTCAGGAAACTCTCGACCACTTATTCTCTGAACGTACAAAGTATCAAGTAGAGAGCGACATAAGCAAGATTTTTACCAG ACTACTGGAGAGGCTACCAAAAGTGGTTTTGGGGAATGAGGAATTGCCTGCACTTTCGGTTGTGAAGCAGTTACTTGTGGTCACTTATTACTCTGGTCCTCAGTTTCTGGCGGATCATCTTCAGTCTCCA ATAACAGCTAGCAgattcctggatacatttgcTCTCTGTCTGAGCCACAATTCAGCATACACTGGCTCTCTTGAGAAGCTCATCGCAGACAGGCCTACTTCATCGACCGGTTACCTCCCTTCCATCACAGAATTAAAAGTGACCAGTCGCAGCCACGCTGAATCAGATCAAGGAAAGCTGGAGATATCACAGACCAGTAGCTTTGTGTTACCTCGAATGCCACCTTGGTTCTCTTATGTTGGTAGTCAGAAGCTCTACGAGATGCTCGCTGGTATCCTTAGACTTGTAGGTTTATCCTTAATGGCAG GACCTGAAAACGATGGCAGTTTAGCAGTCATCCTGGACATTCCTTTGGGGTTTTTCCGTAGATTGGTTTCAGAAGTTCGTGTAAAAGAGTACAACGGAGAAGACTGGGAAACATGGTGTAATCGAACTGGTTCAGGACAGTTAGTACGCCAGGCGGCAACTGCTGCTTGTATCTTGAACGAGATGATTTTTGGTCTATCAGAACAAGCAACTGATGCTCTCTCAAGACTGCTTCGGAAGAAGTCAAGAAAGGGAAGAGACAACAAACTCTCCTGGGAAGTCTCATGGAACAAACGTGCAAAGACTCATCTGATCGATTGCGTTGGTAAAATCTTGCACGAGTACCAATCTTCTCAAGTGTGGGATCTCCCAGTGAACCAAACCGATCCCACCGATGTTGAACATATTAGTCTGCATTTCTTAAGGGACACTGCAATGCTACACCAAGTTATAATAGAAGGAGTCGGTGTGTTTTCGTTGTGCCTTGGGGAAGATTTTGCTTCGAGTGGGTTTCTTCACTCTTCGCTTTACCTCCTGCTTGAGAGTCTTACGTGTTCAAGCTTCCAAGTTAGAAACGCTTCTGACGCTGTCTTACGTCTTCTTGCTACCACCTCTGGCCATCCCACT GTAGGGCATCTGGTTGTAGCAAATGCAGATTATGTTGTTGACTCTATTTGTCGTCAGCTGCGCCATCTGGATCTTAATCCTCATGTTCCAAGTGTTCTTGCTGCTATGCTTTCTTATATAGGAGTTGCCCATGAAATATTGCCTTTGTTGGAGGAACCG ATGCGATTGGTTTCTCAAGAGCTAGAGATTGTTGGTAGACAGCATCATCCAAATCTAACTCTACCCTTCTTGAAG GCTGTTGTTGAGATTGTCAAAGCATCTAAGAACGAGGCTTGTCTATTACCAGACCAAGCCAAGTCATATAGTGACCAGGTTAAGACCAAAGCATCTGATGCAATAACATCGGCGCAAGAGAAGGGTTCAAATTCCGAGGATAAATTTAATGAAGAAGAATGGGAACACATACTGCTTGAACTGAATCGTTCTAAAAGATACAGACGCACAGTTGGATCGATCGCCTCTTCTTGTTTAGTTGCAGCCACACCTCTCCTTGCATCATCAAATCAAGTTTCATGCTTGGTTGCTCTCGATATAATCGAG GAAGGAATAGTGACACTGGCTAAAGTGGAGGAAGCTTATCGAGCTGAGACAGAAACTAAAGAGACGATGGAAGAAGTCATTGAGTTTGCTTCACTCTATCAGCTTAAAGACTACATGAATGCCACCGACGATGGAGCAGATGAAAACCGTCTCTTACCTGCTATCAACAAAATATGGCCATTCTTTCTTGCTTGCATAAGAAACAGAAATCCTGTG GCTGTAAGGAGATGCTTGAATGTGATAACCAGAGTCATTCAAACATCTGGAGGAGACTTCTTCTCACGTCGTTTCCGCAACGATGGCCAAGACTTCTGGAAGCTTTTAACAACATCTCCCTTCCACGTTATGACGCCAAAACACCTCCGAGAAGAGAACAAATCAGTTCTCAGGCTTCCTTACAGAACCATTTCTGagtcagcttcttcttcttccattgcTGAAGTTTCCAGCTTGAAAGTGCAAGCTGCACTTCTCAACATGATCGCTGAGCTTTCCAGAGACAAACGCTGTGCTTCAGCTTTAGATGCAGTTTTGAAGAAAGTTGCAGGCTTGGTCGTTGGGATAGCGTGCAGCGGCGTAACAGGGTTAAGAGAAGCGGCTTTGAATGCGTTGAGAGGTTTGGCTTGCGTTGATTCTGATCTCATTTGGATTCTCTTAGCAGATGTGTATTATTCTctcaagaagaagagagattTACCTCTTCCACCTTCTCCTGAGTTTCCAGAGATATCAACGGTTTTGCCTCCACCACCTGAAGATTCTCCGGGGAGGTTTCTGTATGTTGAGTACGGTGGTCGGAGCTATGGTTTTGAGTCGGAGTTTAGCTCCGTTGAGAACATCTTCAAGAAAATGCAGTCTCTTGTCTTTGCAGATCAAATGCGTTGTTCATAA
- the LOC103853176 gene encoding TELO2-interacting protein 1 homolog isoform X1 produces the protein MEKSVVVVRRETNGDDVEGREALFAQLKALSLELLSLSQTPQKDPAMIPELLSLLRRAPPSSLQSFFHYTLFPLLLLLDAAVACRSEGGGVVVPYRVSDKVAEGVVSCLEELLKKCHVGSVDQMFVIMKKLTSGAVLTPSEASEEFREGIIRCFRAIISGLVPCSDDSCGCKGTLGWPQLSDRGDCQTRKVSEFGLETTGECLVAFLQSHSALAAVGHWLSILLKVADAEASRGHRGSAHLRVEAFMTLRILVAKIGTADVLAFFLPGVVSQMAKVLHVSRAMISGAAGSVDALDQAIRCLAEFLMIVLDDEANSSALGIYDDDDDTKLQKHESAHSVLDELRSLTTKSQGQRTETTSQEIVKINNGQEKSSQKLSGDSFRIERTKEWLENTTCHVNKLLCETFPHILIHPAGKIRWAFLAAIRGLLSKSPCSLKGARLVMLECVCTLVVDDSDEVSVAAQETLDHLFSERTKYQVESDISKIFTRLLERLPKVVLGNEELPALSVVKQLLVVTYYSGPQFLADHLQSPITASRFLDTFALCLSHNSAYTGSLEKLIADRPTSSTGYLPSITELKVTSRSHAESDQGKLEISQTSSFVLPRMPPWFSYVGSQKLYEMLAGILRLVGLSLMAGPENDGSLAVILDIPLGFFRRLVSEVRVKEYNGEDWETWCNRTGSGQLVRQAATAACILNEMIFGLSEQATDALSRLLRKKSRKGRDNKLSWEVSWNKRAKTHLIDCVGKILHEYQSSQVWDLPVNQTDPTDVEHISLHFLRDTAMLHQVIIEGVGVFSLCLGEDFASSGFLHSSLYLLLESLTCSSFQVRNASDAVLRLLATTSGHPTVRVYDNVGHLVVANADYVVDSICRQLRHLDLNPHVPSVLAAMLSYIGVAHEILPLLEEPMRLVSQELEIVGRQHHPNLTLPFLKAVVEIVKASKNEACLLPDQAKSYSDQVKTKASDAITSAQEKGSNSEDKFNEEEWEHILLELNRSKRYRRTVGSIASSCLVAATPLLASSNQVSCLVALDIIEEGIVTLAKVEEAYRAETETKETMEEVIEFASLYQLKDYMNATDDGADENRLLPAINKIWPFFLACIRNRNPVAVRRCLNVITRVIQTSGGDFFSRRFRNDGQDFWKLLTTSPFHVMTPKHLREENKSVLRLPYRTISESASSSSIAEVSSLKVQAALLNMIAELSRDKRCASALDAVLKKVAGLVVGIACSGVTGLREAALNALRGLACVDSDLIWILLADVYYSLKKKRDLPLPPSPEFPEISTVLPPPPEDSPGRFLYVEYGGRSYGFESEFSSVENIFKKMQSLVFADQMRCS, from the exons ATGGAGAAGTCCGTCGTCGTAGTCCGCCGCGAAACTAACGGAGACGACGTCGAGGGACGAGAAGCCCTCTTCGCACAGCTCAAAGCTCTCTCCTTGGAGCTTCTAAGCCTCTCGCAAACCCCTCAAAAGGATCCGGCCATGATCCCTGAGCTGCTCAGCCTCCTCCGCCGTGCTCCTCCGTCGTCTCTACAGTCCTTCTTCCA ctacACTTTGTTCCCTTTGCTTCTTCTGCTAGACGCTGCAGTAGCTTGCAGGAGTGAAGGAGGAGGTGTTGTTGTTCCTTACAGAGTGAGTGATAAAGTAGCTGAAGGTGTAGTCTCTTGTCTCGAGGAGCTTCTAAAGAAATGCCACGTCGGATCCGTTGATCAG ATGTTTGTGATTATGAAGAAGTTGACTAGTGGTGCTGTTTTGACGCCGTCTGAGGCCTCTGAGGAGTTTCGTGAAGGGATCATCAGATGTTTCCGAGCGATTATCTCTGGTTTGGTTCCTTGTTCTGATGATTCCTGCGGATGTAAGGGGACTCTTGGCTGGCCTCAGCTGTCGGATAGAGGAGATTGTCAGACTCGGAAGGTTTCAGAGTTTGGTTTAGAAACGACGGGAGAATGCTTGGTTGCGTTTCTTCAGTCTCACTCTGCTTTGGCTGCTGTGGGTCATTGGCTTTCCATTCTTCTCAAAGTGGCTGATGCAGAGGCTTCACGAGGACATAGAGGAAGTGCACACCTTCGAGTTGAAGCCTTTATGACCTTACGAATACTTGTGGCTAAG ATTGGTACTGCTGATGTGTTGGCATTTTTTCTACCTGGTGTTGTTAGCCAAATGGCCAAAGTGTTGCATGTTTCAAGAGCAATGATTAGCGGAGCTGCAGGAAGCGTTGATGCATTGGACCAAGCAATTAGATGTTTAGCCGAGTTTCTCATGATAGTCCTTGATGATGAGGCTAATTCATCGGCTCTCGGTatttatgatgatgatgatgatactaAGCTGCAGAAGCATGAATCTGCACACTCAGTTTTGGACGAACTTCGTTCTCTAACAACAAAATCTCAAGGGCAGAGGACAGAAACTACAAGCCAAGAGATTGTTAAAATCAACAATGGACAAGAAAAATCGAGTCAGAAACTGAGTGGTGACTCCTTTCGTATTGAACGTACAAAGGAATGGTTAGAGAACACAACATGTCACGTGAATAAGCTCTTGTGTGAGACGTTTCCTCAT ATTCTTATTCACCCAGCTGGAAAAATTAGATGGGCGTTTCTAGCAGCAATACGTGGACTGCTATCTAAGAGCCCTTGTTCATTAAAGGGTGCCAGGCTAGTGATGTTG GAATGCGTATGTACTCTGGTTGTTGATGACTCTGATGAAGTCTCTGTAGCAGCTCAGGAAACTCTCGACCACTTATTCTCTGAACGTACAAAGTATCAAGTAGAGAGCGACATAAGCAAGATTTTTACCAG ACTACTGGAGAGGCTACCAAAAGTGGTTTTGGGGAATGAGGAATTGCCTGCACTTTCGGTTGTGAAGCAGTTACTTGTGGTCACTTATTACTCTGGTCCTCAGTTTCTGGCGGATCATCTTCAGTCTCCA ATAACAGCTAGCAgattcctggatacatttgcTCTCTGTCTGAGCCACAATTCAGCATACACTGGCTCTCTTGAGAAGCTCATCGCAGACAGGCCTACTTCATCGACCGGTTACCTCCCTTCCATCACAGAATTAAAAGTGACCAGTCGCAGCCACGCTGAATCAGATCAAGGAAAGCTGGAGATATCACAGACCAGTAGCTTTGTGTTACCTCGAATGCCACCTTGGTTCTCTTATGTTGGTAGTCAGAAGCTCTACGAGATGCTCGCTGGTATCCTTAGACTTGTAGGTTTATCCTTAATGGCAG GACCTGAAAACGATGGCAGTTTAGCAGTCATCCTGGACATTCCTTTGGGGTTTTTCCGTAGATTGGTTTCAGAAGTTCGTGTAAAAGAGTACAACGGAGAAGACTGGGAAACATGGTGTAATCGAACTGGTTCAGGACAGTTAGTACGCCAGGCGGCAACTGCTGCTTGTATCTTGAACGAGATGATTTTTGGTCTATCAGAACAAGCAACTGATGCTCTCTCAAGACTGCTTCGGAAGAAGTCAAGAAAGGGAAGAGACAACAAACTCTCCTGGGAAGTCTCATGGAACAAACGTGCAAAGACTCATCTGATCGATTGCGTTGGTAAAATCTTGCACGAGTACCAATCTTCTCAAGTGTGGGATCTCCCAGTGAACCAAACCGATCCCACCGATGTTGAACATATTAGTCTGCATTTCTTAAGGGACACTGCAATGCTACACCAAGTTATAATAGAAGGAGTCGGTGTGTTTTCGTTGTGCCTTGGGGAAGATTTTGCTTCGAGTGGGTTTCTTCACTCTTCGCTTTACCTCCTGCTTGAGAGTCTTACGTGTTCAAGCTTCCAAGTTAGAAACGCTTCTGACGCTGTCTTACGTCTTCTTGCTACCACCTCTGGCCATCCCACTGTGAGAGTTTATGATAAC GTAGGGCATCTGGTTGTAGCAAATGCAGATTATGTTGTTGACTCTATTTGTCGTCAGCTGCGCCATCTGGATCTTAATCCTCATGTTCCAAGTGTTCTTGCTGCTATGCTTTCTTATATAGGAGTTGCCCATGAAATATTGCCTTTGTTGGAGGAACCG ATGCGATTGGTTTCTCAAGAGCTAGAGATTGTTGGTAGACAGCATCATCCAAATCTAACTCTACCCTTCTTGAAG GCTGTTGTTGAGATTGTCAAAGCATCTAAGAACGAGGCTTGTCTATTACCAGACCAAGCCAAGTCATATAGTGACCAGGTTAAGACCAAAGCATCTGATGCAATAACATCGGCGCAAGAGAAGGGTTCAAATTCCGAGGATAAATTTAATGAAGAAGAATGGGAACACATACTGCTTGAACTGAATCGTTCTAAAAGATACAGACGCACAGTTGGATCGATCGCCTCTTCTTGTTTAGTTGCAGCCACACCTCTCCTTGCATCATCAAATCAAGTTTCATGCTTGGTTGCTCTCGATATAATCGAG GAAGGAATAGTGACACTGGCTAAAGTGGAGGAAGCTTATCGAGCTGAGACAGAAACTAAAGAGACGATGGAAGAAGTCATTGAGTTTGCTTCACTCTATCAGCTTAAAGACTACATGAATGCCACCGACGATGGAGCAGATGAAAACCGTCTCTTACCTGCTATCAACAAAATATGGCCATTCTTTCTTGCTTGCATAAGAAACAGAAATCCTGTG GCTGTAAGGAGATGCTTGAATGTGATAACCAGAGTCATTCAAACATCTGGAGGAGACTTCTTCTCACGTCGTTTCCGCAACGATGGCCAAGACTTCTGGAAGCTTTTAACAACATCTCCCTTCCACGTTATGACGCCAAAACACCTCCGAGAAGAGAACAAATCAGTTCTCAGGCTTCCTTACAGAACCATTTCTGagtcagcttcttcttcttccattgcTGAAGTTTCCAGCTTGAAAGTGCAAGCTGCACTTCTCAACATGATCGCTGAGCTTTCCAGAGACAAACGCTGTGCTTCAGCTTTAGATGCAGTTTTGAAGAAAGTTGCAGGCTTGGTCGTTGGGATAGCGTGCAGCGGCGTAACAGGGTTAAGAGAAGCGGCTTTGAATGCGTTGAGAGGTTTGGCTTGCGTTGATTCTGATCTCATTTGGATTCTCTTAGCAGATGTGTATTATTCTctcaagaagaagagagattTACCTCTTCCACCTTCTCCTGAGTTTCCAGAGATATCAACGGTTTTGCCTCCACCACCTGAAGATTCTCCGGGGAGGTTTCTGTATGTTGAGTACGGTGGTCGGAGCTATGGTTTTGAGTCGGAGTTTAGCTCCGTTGAGAACATCTTCAAGAAAATGCAGTCTCTTGTCTTTGCAGATCAAATGCGTTGTTCATAA